A single genomic interval of Pseudomonadota bacterium harbors:
- the mnmA gene encoding tRNA 2-thiouridine(34) synthase MnmA — protein sequence MSGGGKKIVLGFSGGVDSMVAALQLRLRGFRVIPVALDLGGADAPWLLDRAARAAALLGLELMIEPGAEVFSREVVQPLLAAYSQARTPNPCLCCNARVKFVLLGRVAERLRADGLATGHYLRRRATPDETEISWHQARDQGKDQSYFLQAVPTAWLRRCLFPLGELFKSEVLSLAREVGYELSGYRESQELCFLQGEKYQDFLLRQGLVGVPGEITSLEGSFLGRHRGLQNYTIGQRRGLGVAYSEPLYVCALDGTRNRLLVGTREQVLRQSFQVTSVNWLVPSPAAPLKLECQIRYRHRPAPATLTPLSEDRVRIDFVTPQFAVTPGQGAAFYLGDRLLGGGTIE from the coding sequence TTGTCTGGCGGCGGCAAAAAAATAGTTCTCGGTTTCAGTGGTGGGGTCGACAGTATGGTGGCGGCCCTGCAGCTGCGGCTCCGGGGCTTCAGGGTGATCCCGGTAGCGCTTGATCTGGGTGGGGCCGATGCCCCCTGGTTGCTTGATCGGGCAGCGCGGGCCGCCGCGCTTCTCGGCCTTGAATTGATGATCGAGCCGGGGGCCGAGGTTTTTTCCCGGGAGGTGGTTCAGCCTCTTCTTGCCGCCTACAGCCAGGCGCGCACGCCAAACCCCTGTCTTTGTTGTAACGCCCGGGTCAAGTTTGTCCTGCTGGGCCGGGTGGCCGAGCGTCTGCGGGCCGACGGGCTGGCCACGGGTCACTATCTGCGGCGGCGGGCAACCCCGGATGAAACGGAAATCTCCTGGCATCAGGCCCGGGATCAGGGCAAGGATCAGAGTTATTTTCTTCAGGCGGTGCCGACTGCCTGGCTGCGGCGTTGCCTTTTTCCGCTTGGAGAGTTATTCAAAAGCGAGGTTCTGAGTTTGGCCCGGGAGGTCGGTTATGAGTTGAGCGGTTACCGGGAAAGCCAGGAACTCTGTTTTCTGCAAGGCGAGAAATATCAGGATTTTTTGTTGCGGCAAGGCCTGGTCGGGGTTCCCGGGGAAATTACGAGCCTCGAGGGTTCCTTTCTGGGCCGGCACCGGGGCCTGCAGAATTATACAATCGGGCAACGCCGGGGGTTGGGGGTGGCTTATTCTGAGCCGCTTTATGTCTGCGCGCTTGATGGGACGCGGAATCGTCTGCTGGTGGGAACCCGGGAACAGGTCCTGCGCCAAAGTTTTCAGGTGACCTCGGTTAACTGGCTGGTTCCGTCTCCGGCCGCGCCCCTGAAGCTGGAATGTCAGATCCGTTACCGGCATCGTCCGGCCCCCGCCACCCTGACTCCGCTCTCGGAGGACCGGGTGCGGATTGATTTCGTGACGCCGCAGTTTGCCGTGACCCCGGGTCAGGGCGCCGCTTTTTACCTGGGGGATCGGCTTCTCGGAGGCGGTACGATCGAATGA
- a CDS encoding bifunctional oligoribonuclease/PAP phosphatase NrnA, with protein sequence MDEHQDQETERPLKQPPLATIKPPDLAAELESHRGEKHVIVLQEFPDPDAIASGFAHQTICRAFDIQTILLYCGRVSHQQNIALVKLLGIELVQYDNSLDLSPFNGAVFLDNQGTTAGPLPMALKENKIPALMVIDHHEPQDGVEPVFRDIRPKMGATASIYAQYLKNGIIEMKTTDKSHIMMATALTHGIITDTNGFVHAGEEDFQAAEFLSRFRDADMLAQIMNQSRSKQTMKVIHKALGSRKVVESFSLSGVGYLRADDRDAIPQAADFLLTEENVHTAIVYGIVSGENWEEAVVGSMRTKRITVDPDQFIKEAFGKDARGQYFGGGKMSAGGFHIPIGFLSGGEGSDYRERKWDLFDKQILQKIFLKIGAKTNKVAEEE encoded by the coding sequence ATGGACGAACATCAGGATCAAGAAACCGAAAGACCACTGAAACAACCCCCGCTGGCGACGATCAAGCCGCCGGATCTGGCCGCCGAGCTCGAATCTCATCGCGGAGAAAAACACGTCATCGTTCTGCAGGAGTTTCCGGACCCGGACGCCATCGCTTCCGGCTTTGCCCACCAGACCATTTGCCGCGCCTTTGATATTCAGACCATCCTGCTGTATTGCGGGCGCGTCAGTCATCAGCAGAATATCGCCCTGGTCAAGCTGCTGGGGATCGAACTGGTTCAATATGACAATTCCCTGGATCTGAGTCCATTCAATGGCGCGGTGTTTCTCGACAACCAGGGCACCACCGCCGGCCCCCTGCCCATGGCCCTGAAGGAAAACAAGATTCCGGCCCTGATGGTCATTGATCACCATGAGCCCCAGGATGGCGTAGAACCGGTGTTCAGGGATATCCGCCCGAAAATGGGAGCTACCGCTTCAATTTACGCCCAATACCTAAAAAATGGTATTATAGAAATGAAAACCACCGACAAGAGCCATATCATGATGGCTACCGCACTGACCCACGGCATCATCACCGATACCAACGGTTTTGTTCATGCCGGCGAAGAAGATTTTCAGGCCGCCGAATTTCTCTCGCGTTTCCGGGATGCGGATATGCTCGCGCAGATCATGAATCAATCCCGCTCCAAACAAACCATGAAGGTTATTCATAAGGCCCTCGGCAGCCGTAAGGTCGTCGAGAGTTTTTCCCTGTCCGGGGTCGGTTACCTGCGGGCCGATGACCGTGACGCCATTCCCCAGGCGGCCGATTTTCTGCTCACCGAAGAAAATGTTCACACGGCCATTGTCTACGGCATCGTCAGCGGGGAAAACTGGGAAGAAGCGGTAGTCGGATCGATGCGCACCAAGCGCATCACCGTCGATCCCGACCAGTTCATCAAAGAGGCCTTCGGCAAGGATGCCAGGGGGCAGTATTTCGGCGGCGGGAAAATGTCGGCCGGAGGTTTTCACATTCCCATCGGCTTTCTTTCCGGTGGCGAAGGTTCCGACTATCGTGAGCGCAAATGGGATCTTTTCGACAAACAGATCCTACAGAAAATTTTTCTGAAGATCGGGGCCAAAACTAATAAAGTGGCAGAGGAAGAATGA
- a CDS encoding cation:proton antiporter, producing MENLSHLNLTVMFLALGILLGMARILGELAQRLHQPAILGELLAGVLLGPTVLGNLAPECMGYLFPGSGPNAIALEAITSLAIALFLLVAGLEVDLSTIWRQGRLGISIGIGSIVVPFSVGFAGAWFFPQIMGGYPASELLTFALFFATALSISALPVIAKTLMDMGLYRSDLGMVVVSAAVFNDIFGWIVFAVILGMMDSVGGHGHHIGITISLTLLFAAAMLTLGRRLVHWLLPFLQAYTQWPGGVLSFALTLALLGAAFTEGIGIHAIFGAFLVGVAIGDSSHLRERTRVTIDYFVSFIFAPLFFASIGLKVNFLAHFDPRLVLTILVIACACKLGGGYAGARRGGMMVRESWAVAFAMNSQGAMGIILGLLALRAGLIDDRLFVALVVMAMLTSMISGTGMRLILCPKTSRRLQNVLAAKNFIRELKGDFRCQTITELATLAAENLGRDAEAMTAAVWEREQTLSTGIGNGVALPHARIAGLREPLVVAGISDSGIDFDAPDGNPAHIIFLLLTPDDDPVVHLELSADIARLARRENLAEQLLRTKTYTDFLALIKNFSTAVD from the coding sequence ATGGAAAATCTGAGTCATCTCAATCTTACGGTCATGTTCCTGGCGCTCGGAATCTTGCTGGGTATGGCCAGAATTTTGGGAGAACTGGCCCAGCGGCTGCATCAGCCCGCGATTCTTGGCGAACTGCTGGCCGGGGTTTTGCTCGGGCCGACGGTGTTGGGAAATCTCGCCCCCGAATGCATGGGCTATCTCTTTCCGGGAAGCGGCCCAAACGCGATTGCCCTGGAGGCCATCACCTCTCTGGCGATCGCCCTTTTCCTGCTGGTCGCGGGCCTGGAAGTTGACCTGTCCACGATCTGGAGACAGGGGCGCCTGGGGATTTCCATCGGCATCGGCAGTATTGTGGTTCCCTTCAGCGTCGGTTTTGCCGGAGCCTGGTTTTTCCCTCAAATTATGGGCGGCTATCCGGCTTCAGAACTGCTGACTTTCGCTCTGTTCTTCGCCACGGCTCTGTCGATCTCGGCCCTGCCGGTGATAGCCAAGACCCTGATGGATATGGGCTTGTACCGCAGTGACCTGGGGATGGTCGTGGTCAGCGCCGCCGTTTTCAACGATATTTTCGGCTGGATTGTTTTTGCCGTGATTCTGGGCATGATGGATTCGGTCGGCGGACACGGCCATCATATCGGGATCACCATTTCGTTGACCCTGCTTTTCGCCGCAGCCATGCTGACCCTCGGGCGTCGTCTGGTGCACTGGCTTCTGCCTTTTCTGCAAGCCTACACGCAATGGCCGGGTGGGGTTTTAAGCTTTGCCCTGACCCTGGCTCTGCTCGGCGCCGCCTTTACCGAAGGGATCGGCATTCACGCGATTTTCGGAGCCTTTCTCGTCGGGGTCGCAATCGGCGATTCCTCTCATCTGCGCGAGCGCACCCGGGTTACGATCGACTATTTCGTGTCCTTTATCTTCGCGCCCTTGTTTTTTGCCAGTATCGGCCTGAAGGTTAATTTCCTGGCCCATTTTGATCCGCGGCTGGTGCTGACCATTCTCGTCATCGCTTGCGCCTGCAAACTCGGCGGCGGCTATGCCGGCGCCCGCCGGGGCGGTATGATGGTCCGGGAATCATGGGCTGTGGCCTTCGCCATGAATTCACAGGGCGCCATGGGGATTATTCTGGGGTTGCTGGCTTTGCGGGCGGGACTGATCGATGATCGCCTGTTCGTGGCCCTGGTGGTCATGGCCATGCTCACTTCGATGATCAGCGGTACCGGCATGCGCCTGATTCTGTGTCCGAAAACCAGTCGGCGATTGCAGAACGTCCTGGCGGCGAAAAATTTCATCCGCGAACTTAAAGGCGATTTCAGGTGCCAGACGATTACGGAACTGGCGACCCTGGCGGCGGAGAATCTCGGCCGTGATGCCGAGGCCATGACCGCTGCAGTCTGGGAACGCGAACAAACCCTGAGCACCGGAATCGGCAATGGCGTGGCCTTGCCTCATGCTCGCATCGCAGGCTTGCGGGAGCCCCTGGTCGTGGCTGGGATTTCCGATTCAGGTATCGATTTCGACGCTCCCGACGGCAACCCAGCCCATATCATTTTCCTGCTGCTCACTCCGGATGACGACCCGGTGGTCCATCTTGAACTGAGCGCGGATATCGCCCGGCTGGCCCGGCGGGAAAACCTGGCCGAACAGCTTCTGCGGACGAAGACTTATACCGATTTTCTGGCCCTGATCAAAAATTTTTCGACTGCCGTCGACTGA
- the mtaB gene encoding tRNA (N(6)-L-threonylcarbamoyladenosine(37)-C(2))-methylthiotransferase MtaB: MSAMPQSEKPRVLIKTLGCKVNHYESLALAEEFRRQGWQVEEQGPFAAVVVNGCAVTAEAGRQSLQCLRRVRKLYPEACLVLTGCAAMAESEKALQVENLGALVGNPGKVSLVSWLTTPRVSSGVPAVFGLSGELGIESLRNLEVTGRTRAEVKIQDGCNAFCRYCIIPYLRGRCRSLPPAAVLAECRRLAEAGFQEIVLTGIHIGRYGDDLAEPITLTSLLDFLVQALPEPRLRLGSLQPHEITPRLIELLLDPQTPLCEHLHLSLQAVSDRVLGAMGRPYRLTAITELFSRLQVGGARLAIGTDLIVGFPAETAAAFQETLAFIENSDLAYLHVFPYSARPETVAGAWPDRVPAAEKKARAAVLGALGRAKRNHFAETNLGCELEVLLESRIEHAAYGPAWFGHSRNYLPVLVRESAQTAGYQESRRVKVTANFWDGHYLSV; this comes from the coding sequence ATGAGCGCAATGCCGCAGTCGGAAAAGCCCCGGGTTCTGATTAAAACCCTGGGCTGTAAAGTGAATCATTATGAAAGTCTGGCCCTGGCCGAGGAGTTTCGGCGTCAGGGTTGGCAGGTGGAAGAACAAGGTCCTTTTGCTGCCGTGGTCGTCAACGGCTGTGCGGTTACGGCCGAGGCCGGACGTCAGAGTCTGCAATGCTTGCGCCGGGTCCGGAAACTGTATCCGGAGGCCTGTCTGGTTTTGACCGGTTGCGCCGCCATGGCGGAAAGCGAAAAGGCCTTGCAGGTGGAAAATCTGGGGGCGCTGGTCGGCAATCCGGGCAAGGTCAGCCTGGTTTCCTGGCTGACCACCCCTCGGGTTTCTTCCGGTGTCCCGGCGGTTTTCGGCCTGAGCGGGGAACTTGGTATCGAGAGTTTGAGAAATCTTGAGGTTACGGGTCGGACCCGGGCCGAGGTCAAGATTCAGGATGGCTGCAACGCCTTTTGCCGCTATTGCATCATTCCTTATCTGCGTGGACGTTGTCGCAGTCTGCCGCCGGCGGCCGTGCTGGCCGAATGCCGCCGGTTGGCCGAGGCCGGGTTTCAGGAAATCGTGCTGACCGGTATTCACATCGGCCGCTATGGCGACGATCTTGCGGAACCGATTACCCTGACTTCGCTGCTTGATTTTCTGGTGCAGGCCTTGCCGGAACCGCGTCTGCGTCTGGGTTCCCTGCAGCCGCATGAAATCACTCCGCGTCTTATAGAACTGCTTCTCGATCCGCAGACGCCGCTCTGCGAACACCTGCATCTTTCCCTGCAAGCGGTAAGTGACCGGGTTCTGGGAGCCATGGGCCGACCTTATCGGCTGACGGCGATCACGGAGCTTTTCTCCCGGCTGCAGGTGGGGGGGGCTCGTCTGGCGATCGGCACGGACCTGATCGTCGGTTTTCCGGCCGAGACGGCGGCGGCCTTTCAGGAAACCCTCGCTTTTATCGAAAACTCAGACCTTGCCTACCTGCATGTATTTCCTTACTCGGCGCGACCGGAGACGGTGGCTGGGGCTTGGCCGGACCGGGTTCCGGCGGCTGAGAAAAAGGCCCGGGCGGCGGTGCTCGGCGCGCTGGGCCGGGCAAAGCGGAATCATTTCGCCGAGACCAATCTGGGCTGCGAACTCGAGGTTCTGCTTGAAAGTCGGATCGAACATGCGGCTTATGGTCCGGCCTGGTTCGGCCACAGTCGTAATTATCTGCCGGTGCTGGTTCGGGAAAGCGCTCAGACAGCGGGTTATCAGGAGTCTCGTCGGGTCAAGGTGACGGCAAATTTCTGGGATGGCCATTATCTGTCGGTTTGA